From the Simplicispira suum genome, the window GCCCAGGTGCGCGGCAATGCACGCAGCGTGCCGGTAGAAGCCCACCTGACGCGCAGCAGTGCCAAGCCGCAGGCCCAGCCCGCCGCCAGCGCAGCACCCCAAAAACCGACCCCTGCAGGCGAAGCGCGCTGGGATGGTGCCATCGTTTTTGCCCTGCCCCCGCGATAGATCCGCACGCGTCTTGGCATGGCCCCCACCCCCTTTTCCCGCCCAAGCCCGCGTGCGCCCAGCGCATCGCGGCGCCGCAGCGCGCTGGACACCGCGCCGCACGCGCCCTGGGGCTGGGCGCTGGCCGGTGCGCTGCTGGGCGGTGGCGGCGCGCTGCTCGCAGCCCTGCCCGCGCACTGGATGGCTGCGGGCGTGGAGCGCGCCAGCGGCGCGCAGCTGCAACTGGTTGCTGCGCGCGGCAGCGTCTGGAACGGTTCGGCCCAGCTGGTGTTGGCAGGCGGGAGCGAGAGCCAAAGCGCGACCGCTTTGCCGGGGCGTGTGCACTGGCGCTTGCGTCCGAATGGGAGCGGGCTACAAGCCCATATTTCAGCCGACTGCTGCACGCAAGTGCCCCTGCAGCTGCAAATGCAGCCGCGCTGGGGGGGGCTGCGTCTGGCCTTGGCCGACGGCCAAAGCCGTTGGCCGGCCGCCGTGCTGACCGGCCTGGGAACGCCCTGGAACACGCTGCAACTGCAGGGCCAGCTGGCCTTGCAGACACAAGGCCTGGTGATCGAATCGGTGCGCGGCCGCGTGCTGCTGCGGGGATCGGCCCAGCTCGACGCCCTGGAGGTCTCCTCGCGCCTGTCCACCTTGCGGCCCATGGGAAGCTACCGGCTGGCGCTGGCTGGCGGCGAAGCGCCGACACTGCAGCTCTCGACCCTGGCGGGTGCGCTGCAGCTCTCGGGCAGCGGGCAATGGGTGGGCCAGCGCCTGCGCTTTGCCGGCGAGGCGCAGGCTGCGCCAGGGCGCGAGCCGGCGCTCTCGAACCTGCTCAACATCATCGGGCGCCGCGTGGGCGAACGCTCACTCATCTCGCTCGGCTAACACCGCAAAACTTATGTCCAGCCTCACTCCGCACCATCTGCATCGCACTATTATTTCAATAGCTGCTTTCGCTTTACTGATAAGCGCTGGAGGCCAAATTTATGCTCAAAATACGGCCACGCCCAACCCGCAAAGCGTGCGCCCAGGCGAGCCGGTGACGCTGAACTTCGCCAACGCCGACATCGAAGCCGTGGCGCGCACCATGGCCACCATCACCGGGCGCAACGTGGTGGTGGACCCGCGCGTCAAAGGCCAGCTCAATTTGATCACCGAGCGGGCAGTGACACCGGCGGCCGCCTTCGAGCAGTTCCTGGCGGCGCTGCGCCTGCAGGGCTACACGGTGGTGGAGACCAGCGGGCTGTACAAGGTAGTGCCGGAGGCCGAGGGCAAGCTCCAGGGCAGCAGCGTGCGCGTGTGGCAGGGCGGCGCGCCGGCGACTGCAGGGGGCGGGCAGATCGTCACGCAGATCTTCAAGCTCAATTTCGAGAACGCGGCCAACCTGGTGCCGGTACTGCGGCCGCTCATCAGCCCGAACAACACCATCAACGTGAACCCCGGCAACAACTCGCTGGTGATCACCGATTACGCGGACAACCTGGCTCGCCTGGGCCGGATCGTCGCCGCGATGGACATGTCCAATGCCAGCGACGTGGAAGTGATTCCCCTAAAGAACGCCATCGCCACCGACCTCGCGCCTCTGGTGGCGCGCCTGATCGAGGGGGGAACTTCATCCACCACAGGGGCGACGCCGGGCGCCGTGCAGGGCCAGACGGACAGCTCTTTCAAGACCACGATGCTGGCCGACCCCAGCAGCAACGCGCTGATTCTGCGCGCCGCCAACCCGGCGCGCCTGGCCCAGGTGCGCGCGCTGGTGCAAAAGCTGGATCAGGCCCCGGCGCCGGGCAGCAGCAGCGCCAACGGCAACATCCATGTGGTCTACCTGAAGAATGCCGACGCCACGAAACTGGCCACCACACTGCGCGCTGCCATGGCGGTGGGCGCAAGTTCCGGTGCCAGCGGCGGTCCGGGCACCACGCCGGGCAACACCAGCGGCCTGAGCACCGCCACGGCCGGCACCAGCACCGCCTCTGCCAGCAATCCGGGCCTGGGGAGCGCCAGCGGGGGCGGCCTGGGTGCCGGGGGTGGCAGCCTGAGTGGCGCCAGCAGCACGGCGCCCTCGACCGGCGGGCAGATCCAGGCCGATCCGGCCACCAACTCGCTCATCATCACGGCGCCCGAGCCGCAATACCGGCAACTGCGCACCGTGATCGACCAGCTCGACGGCCGGCGCGCACAGGTGCTGGTGGAGAGCCTGATCGTCGAGGTCACCGCGAGCAAGCTGGCGGAATTCGGTATCCAGTGGCAGGGCATCCTGGGCAAGCAGGGCGATGGCACGATCGGTGTGATCGGTACCAACTCAGACCAGTCCGGCGCCAACATCGTGAACATCACGGGGGCACTGGCCAGCGGATCGAGCACCGCTGCTGCCACTGCGCTAGGCAAGTTGGGCAAGGGTCTGAACCTGGCATTGGCGCCACGCATCAACGGCCAGTACTACCTGGGCGCGCTGGCCAATTTCCTGCAAAACAGCGGCGATGCCAACGTACTCTCCACGCCCAACCTGATGACGCTGGACAACGAAGAGGCACGCATCATCATCGGCAACAACGTGCCTTTCGTCACCGGCTCGTACGCCGCCACGGCCGGCACCAGCAACGTCAACCCCTTCACGACGGTCGAGCGCAAGGACGTGGGCCTGGTGCTGCGCGTTCGCCCGCAGATCAGTGAGAACGGCACAGTCAAGATGGCGATCTACCAGGAGGTCTCAAAAATCGAGGCCAGCACCCTGAAGGACCCCAATGGCCCGACCACCAGCAAGCGTGCCATCGAATCCAATGTGGTGGTGGACGACGGCAACATCATTGTCATTGGTGGCCTGCTGGAGGACTCCTACAGCTCGGGCGAAGACAAGGTACCGGTGTTTGGCGACATCCCGGTACTGGGCAACCTGTTTCGCAGCGAAAGCCGTTCACGCAGCAAGACCAACCTGATGGTATTTCTGCGGCCGACCGTGGTACGCGACAACGCCACCAGCAACGCGCTCATGCTGGACCGCTACGAGTCCATCCGCGCGCTGCAACAGGTCAGCCAACCCGAGCCGAGCGTGATGCTGCGCCCGGTATCGGGGGCCCCCATCCTGCCTGCACTGCCCGCGCAGCCCGCCGGGGTGCGCAGCAACATCGTCACGCAGCCCATCTTTCCGGCCGGCGACTGATGGCTTACCCCCTGCCCTATGCGTTTGCGCGCGGTGCGCAGCTTCTGCTGGAAACCGACGGTGAGCAGCTCGTGCTGTGGCACGGCCCCGCGCCGCAGCCTGCGGCCTTGGGCGAAGTGCTGCGCAAATATCCCGTGCAGCGCCTGCAGCCGCTCGACGCCGGAACACTGGCACAACGCATCAGCGCAGCCTATTCGCAGCGCGAATCCAGCGCCGCCACCGTCGTCAGCGAGGTGGAAAGCGATGCCGACCTCTCGCGCATGATGCAGGAGCTGCCCGCCGTCGAAGACTTGCTGGAGGCCGCCGACGACGCGCCCATCATCCGCATGCTCAACGCCCTGCTCACGCAGGCAGCGCGCGACGGCGCCAGCGACATCCACATCGAGCCCTACGAGCGCCACTCCAGCGTGCGCTTTCGCGTGGACGGCACCTTGCGCGAAGTGGTGCAGCCGAACCGCGCGCTGCACGCGGCACTGATCAGCCGCCTGAAGATCATGGCGGACCTCGATATTTCAGAAAAACGCCTGCCGCAGGACGGCCGCATCAGCCTGCGTCTGGGGACGCGCGCCATCGACGTGCGCGTCTCCACCCTGCCCAGCGCGCATGGTGAGCGCGCCGTGCTGCGCCTGCTCGACAAAAGCGAAAACCGCCTCACACTCGAAGCCGTCGGGATGCAGGGCCCTACGCTTGCACGCTTCGAGGGTCTGATTCGGCAGCCGCACGGCATCGTGCTCGTCACCGGCCCGACGGGCTCGGGCAAAACCACCACGCTGTACGCAGCGCTGGGCCGGCTGGACGCGGCACAGGCCAACATCATGACGGTGGAAGACCCGATCGAGTACGAGCTGGCCGGTGTTGGCCAGACCCAGGTCAACGCCAAGATCGACCTGACCTTCGCCAAGGCCCTGCGCGCCATCCTGCGCCAGGACCCGGACGTGATCATGATCGGCGAGATCCGCGATTTCGAGACGGCGCAGATCGCCATCCAGGCCAGCCTGACCGGCCACCTGGTGCTGGCCACGCTGCACACCAACGATGCCGCCAGCGCCGTCAACCGCCTGACCGACATGGGAGTGGAGCCCTTTTTGCTTTCAAGCTCGCTCCTCGGCGTGCTGGCGCAGCGCCTGGTGCGCAAAACCTGCACCATCTGCCATGGCCAGGGGTGCGAGGCTTGTGGCCAGACCGGCTACAGCGGACGCACGGGCTTGTTCGAGCTGCTCGTCACCAACGACGCGCTGCGCGCGCAAATCCACAACCGCGCCTCGGAGGCCGACGTCCGCGCTGCGGCTCTGGCCGGCGGCATGCAACTGATGCGCGAAGACGGTGAGCGCCTGATTGCGTCGGGCATCACCAGCCGGGAGGAAGTGCTGCGGGTGACGCGGGATTGAGGGATGGACGCACTCGGTAGATAGATAGAGTTGACGGGCGGTTTTGCGCGATATATATAACATACGTTATAACTTTGAGATCACTCTATGCACATGCTGAAATTGACTCAAATCGGCAACTCGATTGGCGTGATCCTGCCTAAGGAAGCCTTGGCCCGCCTCAAACTGTTCAAGGGAGAGAGCGTTTTTCTCACCGAAACGCCGGACGGCTACGTGCTCACGCCCTACGATCCGGCACTGGAAGAAGAAATTCAGGCCGGTCGCGAGTTCATGCGCGACTACCGCGACACCTTTCATCAGCTTGCGAAATGAATTGGCGCTGGGTCAGCCAACTGACTCTCGTGCTGTTGCATGGCGAAAGCTTGGCCGAGCACGGCGGCAGCCCAGGTTTGCGCGATGAAGGCTTGCTTGAATCGGCGCTGGCACGGCCCAAGAATCCTGCTGCGTACGAGTCGCCAGATCATGCTGCACTGGCCGCCAGCTACGGCGTGGGCCTCGCAAAGAACCACGCTTTCGTGGACGGCAACAAGCGCGCGGCTTTTCTGGCCGTTGGCTTCTTTCTGTACCTTAACGGCTTTCGTCTGACCGCTTCACAAGCGCAAGCCACGCTCACCATGCTCGCCGTCGCCTCAGGTGAACTCAGCGAAGAGGCCTTTGCCGCCTGGCTGCGCGAGCACGCCAAGGTGAAAAACTCACCCTAAGCGGCAGGGCCTTCCAGCCGCGAGGCCCAGCTTTCCACTGCGCCGCTGTCGAGTCGGCGCGCAATCAGGCGTTCCCAGTTCGGCGGCAGCGGCAAGGCCAGAGCGGCGCGCAGTTCGGCGGCATCGAGGCTGGGGCGGTAGAGCACGTCGAGCAGGCGCGCCATCGACCACTGCGGATGGGGACGCTCTTGCAGCAACAGCTCGGCCCCAGCCCACAAGGCACCCTCTTCCAGCACCCGGTAATACCAGCCGGTACGGCGCGTGTTTTGCAACTGCCTGGCCATGTCGGTACGGCCAAAGCGCTCATTGAGCTTCCAGCAGGGTTGGCGCGCTTGGGAGACTTCCAGAAGCGCCTCGCCGACACGCACTTGATCGCCCAGACACACATCGCTCTCGGTCAGGCCAACGCTGTGCAGGTTTTCGCCAAAGGCGGCAGGCGCATCCAGCACGGCGCTCGCACCCAGTTCCTGGCGCCATGCGGCGTAATGTTCACTGGCGTAGTGGTGCACCGCCTTGTCGGGGCCACCATGCACGCGCAAATCGCCCTGCGCGTCACCGGCCAAACCCAGAACGCTGCAAAAAACAGGGCCGCTGCGGGCCTGCTTGGCGATGCCACTGATCGAGCCGCGTGCATAAGGAACCGTCTGGCCCGTACACACGGCCAGCACGTGTCCCAGAACCGTGCCCGCTTTCACGTGGTTTTACCGCCCCAGACTGCGCTTCAATTCCTTGAGCAGCAAGATCACCTGGTTGGACGCGTGGCGGTAGCCGCCGTGAAAGACATGCAGGGCGCGGTCGTATTCGCCCGCCCGGCTGAGTTCGACCACCTCTGCGGCCTGGGTGTGAAAGTAGGCGTGGCGCGCCAACAGGATTTCAAAAGCCGGGTATTTCCCCAACAGCTCGCGCCCCCGCCCGTACAGCCATTGGCCCAGCGGGCAGCCTTTGGGGTCCCGCAGACGCTCCAGGTCGATGGGCGTGTCGATCTCTCCGCTGAGCTGCTGACGCAGCCGATGCTTCCATTCTTCATGCGAGACGATGGCGGCATCAATATCAAATTCGGACGACAGGGTGCGTGCATAGTCCGCGTCGAGCACCAGCTCGCTCGCGTTGTCCTCGAACGCCCAAGTAGTTTCCTGGCTATCGGGGTTCTGCTCGCGCAGCTTGAATATCTTGCTAAAAAAACCCATGGCGGTACTCGCTGCTGGGGCGCCCAAGGGCGCGGCCGGTAAATATCTTCGTTTTGGAGCATTTTGATACGATTCTCTTACGCAGTGCATACAGGGGCTTTCGCCCCAAGCCGACAGCCCAATGCGCGGGCAGCAGCCAGAATGCGCTTATGACTGACCGTTCCACCCTTTCCATGCTCGATCTCGTAGCCGTCCGCGAAGGCGGCAGCGTGCGCGACGCACTCGCCATTGCCCTCACCACCGCCCGGCACGCCGAGGCACTGGGTTTTACCCGCTACTGGCTCGCCGAGCACCACAACATGGAGGGCATTGCCAGCTCGGCGACGGCCGTTCTGGTAGGCCACATCGCTGCCGGCACCGAGCACATGCGCGTGGGCTCAGGTGGTGTGATGCTGCCCAACCACGCGCCGCTGGTGGTGGCCGAGGCTTTTGGAACTTTGGCCGAACTGTTTCCCGGCCGCATCGACCTGGGCCTGGGCCGCGCCCCCGGCACCGACCCGCTCACCATGCGCGCGCTGCGCCGCGACCGGCAAGAAACCGAGCAGGACTTCCCGCGCGACGTGGCCGAGCTGCAGCGCCTGCTGGCGCCCGCGCAGCCGGGGCAGCGCCTGATTGCCACGCCCGGCGCCGGCACCGAGGTGCCCATCTGGCTGCTGGGCTCCAGTTTGTTTTCTGCTCAGTTGGCGGCCGAACGCGGTCTGCCCTATGCCTTTGCTTCGCACTTTGCGCCGCGCCTGCTGCTTCAGGCGATTGGTTTGTATCGAGAACTGTTCAAACCCTCGGCCGAGTGGTCCAAGCCCTATGTGGTGATTGGCGTGCCGCTGATCGCTGCGCCTACCGACGAGGAAGCGCAGTTTCTCGCGAGCAGCACCTTCGAGCGGGTGCTCGGCATCCTCAAAGGCGAGCGGCGCAAACTGGCCGCGCCGGTTCACGGACTGGCCGAGCGGCTGTCGCCGCAGGAACGCGCCGCCATCCAGGACTTTCTGGCGGCGGCGGTGATCGGCGGGCCCAACACGGTGCACAAGGGGCTTGCTGCGCTGCTGCAGGCCACCCAAGCCGACGAGCTGATGCTGGTCTGCGACATCTACGACCCCGCACTGCGCCTGCGCTCGCTCGATATCGCGGCAGCCGCCCACGCACAACTGCAGGCCAAAGACACACATACGCTATCGTAAATATAGCTACCAACGCTTACCTGATAAGCGTCATCTGCCAATTTAACCCAACTTTCAGCGCGCGAGGTAACCCCCGTCCACCGGGTAGTACGAACCGGTCACAAACGAGGCTTTGTCGCTCGAGAGCCACAGCACCAGCTCAGCCACCTCCTCGGCGCGGCCCAGCCGCCCGATGGGGTGCGCCGCGACCAGCATGTCGTTGATTGCTTTGTCCTCTTCCAAGGCGCTGATCATGGGCGTGTGGATGAAGCCCGGCCCGACGGCATTGATGCGCACACCCTGCGCGCTGTATTCGAGCGCTGTCGCCTGCGTCAGCCCTACGACACCGTGCTTGGCGGCCGCATAGGCCGGCGCTCCGGCAAAACCTACCGCGCCCAGGATGGACGCCATGTTGACGATAGCGCCGCCGCCGTTCTTGAGCATGGCCGGCAACTGGTACTTCATGCCGTAGAAGACACCTGACAGGTTGATGGCAATCACCTGCGCCCAGCCGTCCAGCGGGTAATCGGCGGTGGGCGCTTGCGGCCCGCCAATGCCAGCGTTGTTGCAGGCGATGTCGAGCCGCCCGAACTTTTCCACAGCGCCCCGAACCAGTGCTTCACAATCTTCGGGCTTGCCAACGTCTGCGGCGATGAAGATCGCCTCGCTGCCCGCAGCGCGGACCTGCTCTACCGTTTCCCCACCGCCACCGCGGTCCACGTCCGAGACCACCACTTTGGCACCCTCGCGCGCCCAGGCCAGGGCAACGGCGCGGCCAATGCCCGAGGAACCGCCAGTGATCAATGCGACTTTGTCTTTCAACATGGGAACTCCTTGCTGCCCCGGACCAAGCGCCGGGGCTTGCGGTCCATTGTGGACCGCGCGGCCGCAGCCGGCCAGTGGGCAGCGGCTACCATTGCGGCCCATGCCGATTTCTCACACTGCCCATGCCTGCCTTTGCCTTTGAAGCCCTCGACGCCCAGGGCCAGACGCGCACCGGCATGCTGGAAGCCGACAACGCCAAGGCCGCACGCAGCCAGCTGCGGGCCCAGGCGCTGGTTCCCCTCGATGTCTCTCCCGCCGCGCAATCGGGTGCGGCAGACGGTTCGCGCAACCCGGGCGGCTGGCTGCAGCGGCCGGTGTTTGGCAGCACGGGGCTGGCGATCTGGACGCGCCAGGTGGCGGGGCTGGTCTCCTCCGGCCTCACGCTGGAGCGCGCGCTGACGGCGCTTTCCGACGAGGCCGACGACGAACGCCAGCGCCACCTGGTGGCCGTGCTGCGCGCCGAAGTCAACGCGGGTGCGTCCTTTGCGCGGGCGCTGGCCCAGCACCCGCGCGAGTTCTCCGACATTTACTGCGCGGTGATTGGCGCGGGTGAGCACAGCGGCAAGCTCGGCCTGGTGCTGGAAAGCCTGGCAGACGACCTGGAAGAACGCCAGGCCCTCAAGGCCAAGCTGGTGGGCGCGGCGCTGTACCCGGCCATCGTCACGGTGGTGGCCATTGCCATCGTGATCTTTCTGGTCAGCTACGTGGTGCCGCAGGTGGCCGGCGTGTTTGCGGGCTCGCGCCGCGCGCTGCCCTTTTTGACCGTAGCCATGCTGGGTATCAGCAGCGTGGTGCGCAACTACGGTTTTTGGATGTTGATTGCTATTGTTATTGGAGCTGTATGCGCCCGCCTGGCTTACGCTAAGGACGAATTTCGTTCCAAATTCGACGCTTTCTTTCTGCGCCTGCCCATGGTGGGCCGGCTGGCGCGTGGCTACAACGCGGCGCGCTTTGCCAGCACCCTGGCCATGCTGGCCGGCGCTGGCGTGCCCATTTTGAAAGCCCTGCAGGCGGCCGCCGAAACCCTGAACAACCGGGCCATGCGCGCTGACGCGCTGGACGCCCTGGTGCAGGTGCGCGAAGGCGCGCCGCTGGCTTCGGCCCTGGCGCAGAAGAAGCGCTTTCCGGGACTGCTGTCCATGTTTGCCCGCCTGGGCGAGCAGACCGGCCAGCTGCCGCTGATGCTCCAGCGCGCTGCGGTGCAGCTTTCGGCCGAAGTGCAGCGCCGCGCCATGGCCCTGGCCACGCTGCTTGAGCCACTGCTGATCGTCGCCATGGGCCTCGTGGTCATGCTGATCGTGCTGGCCGTGCTGCTGCCCATCATCCAGCTCAACCAGTTCGTCAAATAGCCTATGCCCGTCAGCCTGCAAGACAAGCTCGTCGTAGCCATTTCCTCGCGCGCGCTGTTCGATTTCGAGGAAGAAAACCGCGTGTTCGACGCGCAGGATCCGCGCGCCTACATGCGGCTGCAGCAAGAGCGCCTCGCCGTCCCGGCGCGGCCGGGTGTGGCGTTTCCGCTGGTGCGCAAGCTCCTGGCCTTCAATGCCGGCGCGGCGCAACGCGTCGAAGTCGTGATGCTGTCGCGCAATGACCCGGTGACGGCGCTGCGCATTTTTCGCTCAGCGCAGAACGAAGGCCTGGCGCTGGAGCGCGGCGTATTCACCCAGGGGCGCGATCCGTTTCGCTACCTGCGGCCGCTGGGGGCGCATTTGTTCCTCTCAGCCAACGAGCGCGACGTGAGCGAAGCCCTGCAACTGGGTTTTCCCGCTGCGCGGGTGCTCACCGAATCGGTGGCCGCCGGAATCAACTACCCCAATGAGCTGCGCATTGCCTTTGACGGCGACGCCGTGCTGTTCTCGGACGAAGCCGAGCGCGTGTACCAGACAGGGGGGCTCGAAGCCTTTGTGACACACGAGACCAGCAAGGCCGCCTTGCCGCTCTCAGACGGCCCTTTCAAGCCGCTGCTGGCCGCCCTGCACCAACTCCAGCAGCAGGGCGATGCAGCGGGCATGCGGCTGCGCATTGCGCTGGTGACAGCACGCAGCGCGCCCGCGC encodes:
- the gspN gene encoding type II secretion system protein N, which codes for MAPTPFSRPSPRAPSASRRRSALDTAPHAPWGWALAGALLGGGGALLAALPAHWMAAGVERASGAQLQLVAARGSVWNGSAQLVLAGGSESQSATALPGRVHWRLRPNGSGLQAHISADCCTQVPLQLQMQPRWGGLRLALADGQSRWPAAVLTGLGTPWNTLQLQGQLALQTQGLVIESVRGRVLLRGSAQLDALEVSSRLSTLRPMGSYRLALAGGEAPTLQLSTLAGALQLSGSGQWVGQRLRFAGEAQAAPGREPALSNLLNIIGRRVGERSLISLG
- the gspD gene encoding type II secretion system secretin GspD; translation: MSSLTPHHLHRTIISIAAFALLISAGGQIYAQNTATPNPQSVRPGEPVTLNFANADIEAVARTMATITGRNVVVDPRVKGQLNLITERAVTPAAAFEQFLAALRLQGYTVVETSGLYKVVPEAEGKLQGSSVRVWQGGAPATAGGGQIVTQIFKLNFENAANLVPVLRPLISPNNTINVNPGNNSLVITDYADNLARLGRIVAAMDMSNASDVEVIPLKNAIATDLAPLVARLIEGGTSSTTGATPGAVQGQTDSSFKTTMLADPSSNALILRAANPARLAQVRALVQKLDQAPAPGSSSANGNIHVVYLKNADATKLATTLRAAMAVGASSGASGGPGTTPGNTSGLSTATAGTSTASASNPGLGSASGGGLGAGGGSLSGASSTAPSTGGQIQADPATNSLIITAPEPQYRQLRTVIDQLDGRRAQVLVESLIVEVTASKLAEFGIQWQGILGKQGDGTIGVIGTNSDQSGANIVNITGALASGSSTAAATALGKLGKGLNLALAPRINGQYYLGALANFLQNSGDANVLSTPNLMTLDNEEARIIIGNNVPFVTGSYAATAGTSNVNPFTTVERKDVGLVLRVRPQISENGTVKMAIYQEVSKIEASTLKDPNGPTTSKRAIESNVVVDDGNIIVIGGLLEDSYSSGEDKVPVFGDIPVLGNLFRSESRSRSKTNLMVFLRPTVVRDNATSNALMLDRYESIRALQQVSQPEPSVMLRPVSGAPILPALPAQPAGVRSNIVTQPIFPAGD
- a CDS encoding GspE/PulE family protein, giving the protein MAYPLPYAFARGAQLLLETDGEQLVLWHGPAPQPAALGEVLRKYPVQRLQPLDAGTLAQRISAAYSQRESSAATVVSEVESDADLSRMMQELPAVEDLLEAADDAPIIRMLNALLTQAARDGASDIHIEPYERHSSVRFRVDGTLREVVQPNRALHAALISRLKIMADLDISEKRLPQDGRISLRLGTRAIDVRVSTLPSAHGERAVLRLLDKSENRLTLEAVGMQGPTLARFEGLIRQPHGIVLVTGPTGSGKTTTLYAALGRLDAAQANIMTVEDPIEYELAGVGQTQVNAKIDLTFAKALRAILRQDPDVIMIGEIRDFETAQIAIQASLTGHLVLATLHTNDAASAVNRLTDMGVEPFLLSSSLLGVLAQRLVRKTCTICHGQGCEACGQTGYSGRTGLFELLVTNDALRAQIHNRASEADVRAAALAGGMQLMREDGERLIASGITSREEVLRVTRD
- a CDS encoding AbrB/MazE/SpoVT family DNA-binding domain-containing protein is translated as MHMLKLTQIGNSIGVILPKEALARLKLFKGESVFLTETPDGYVLTPYDPALEEEIQAGREFMRDYRDTFHQLAK
- a CDS encoding type II toxin-antitoxin system death-on-curing family toxin; translation: MNWRWVSQLTLVLLHGESLAEHGGSPGLRDEGLLESALARPKNPAAYESPDHAALAASYGVGLAKNHAFVDGNKRAAFLAVGFFLYLNGFRLTASQAQATLTMLAVASGELSEEAFAAWLREHAKVKNSP
- a CDS encoding MOSC domain-containing protein; amino-acid sequence: MKAGTVLGHVLAVCTGQTVPYARGSISGIAKQARSGPVFCSVLGLAGDAQGDLRVHGGPDKAVHHYASEHYAAWRQELGASAVLDAPAAFGENLHSVGLTESDVCLGDQVRVGEALLEVSQARQPCWKLNERFGRTDMARQLQNTRRTGWYYRVLEEGALWAGAELLLQERPHPQWSMARLLDVLYRPSLDAAELRAALALPLPPNWERLIARRLDSGAVESWASRLEGPAA
- a CDS encoding CZB domain-containing protein translates to MGFFSKIFKLREQNPDSQETTWAFEDNASELVLDADYARTLSSEFDIDAAIVSHEEWKHRLRQQLSGEIDTPIDLERLRDPKGCPLGQWLYGRGRELLGKYPAFEILLARHAYFHTQAAEVVELSRAGEYDRALHVFHGGYRHASNQVILLLKELKRSLGR
- a CDS encoding LLM class flavin-dependent oxidoreductase — encoded protein: MTDRSTLSMLDLVAVREGGSVRDALAIALTTARHAEALGFTRYWLAEHHNMEGIASSATAVLVGHIAAGTEHMRVGSGGVMLPNHAPLVVAEAFGTLAELFPGRIDLGLGRAPGTDPLTMRALRRDRQETEQDFPRDVAELQRLLAPAQPGQRLIATPGAGTEVPIWLLGSSLFSAQLAAERGLPYAFASHFAPRLLLQAIGLYRELFKPSAEWSKPYVVIGVPLIAAPTDEEAQFLASSTFERVLGILKGERRKLAAPVHGLAERLSPQERAAIQDFLAAAVIGGPNTVHKGLAALLQATQADELMLVCDIYDPALRLRSLDIAAAAHAQLQAKDTHTLS
- a CDS encoding SDR family oxidoreductase; its protein translation is MLKDKVALITGGSSGIGRAVALAWAREGAKVVVSDVDRGGGGETVEQVRAAGSEAIFIAADVGKPEDCEALVRGAVEKFGRLDIACNNAGIGGPQAPTADYPLDGWAQVIAINLSGVFYGMKYQLPAMLKNGGGAIVNMASILGAVGFAGAPAYAAAKHGVVGLTQATALEYSAQGVRINAVGPGFIHTPMISALEEDKAINDMLVAAHPIGRLGRAEEVAELVLWLSSDKASFVTGSYYPVDGGYLAR
- the gspF gene encoding type II secretion system inner membrane protein GspF encodes the protein MPAFAFEALDAQGQTRTGMLEADNAKAARSQLRAQALVPLDVSPAAQSGAADGSRNPGGWLQRPVFGSTGLAIWTRQVAGLVSSGLTLERALTALSDEADDERQRHLVAVLRAEVNAGASFARALAQHPREFSDIYCAVIGAGEHSGKLGLVLESLADDLEERQALKAKLVGAALYPAIVTVVAIAIVIFLVSYVVPQVAGVFAGSRRALPFLTVAMLGISSVVRNYGFWMLIAIVIGAVCARLAYAKDEFRSKFDAFFLRLPMVGRLARGYNAARFASTLAMLAGAGVPILKALQAAAETLNNRAMRADALDALVQVREGAPLASALAQKKRFPGLLSMFARLGEQTGQLPLMLQRAAVQLSAEVQRRAMALATLLEPLLIVAMGLVVMLIVLAVLLPIIQLNQFVK
- a CDS encoding 5'-nucleotidase translates to MPVSLQDKLVVAISSRALFDFEEENRVFDAQDPRAYMRLQQERLAVPARPGVAFPLVRKLLAFNAGAAQRVEVVMLSRNDPVTALRIFRSAQNEGLALERGVFTQGRDPFRYLRPLGAHLFLSANERDVSEALQLGFPAARVLTESVAAGINYPNELRIAFDGDAVLFSDEAERVYQTGGLEAFVTHETSKAALPLSDGPFKPLLAALHQLQQQGDAAGMRLRIALVTARSAPAHERAINTLMKWNLAVDEAMFLGGLEKGPFLREFEPDFFFDDQTGHVSSAARHVPAGHVRSLPGAA